The following proteins come from a genomic window of Pseudomonas sp. WJP1:
- the nahK gene encoding hybrid sensor histidine kinase/response regulator NahK/ErcS', whose product MACTSTRPSPALPLPAASPVDSAELRAQIAVLQRDNQKLQRINAALIERIESGVTRGNDPYAAFQHSVVLAEQVRERTDALNQAMAELKAGNHLLSDARLRAETAHQHLIDAIESISDAFVLFDAEQRIVLFNSRFKAFWSNSRVRINAGMRLTEVKRLMLNNGLFTEETRGHADENLLYRLQDGRWLQVSERPTQEGGRVILFTDITDVKLSETVRREQAVAQKSHLLQRAVDNLSQGVAMVNAEGILELWNRRFLELSGLAPVAAHRPFAEVIADSELTLLTPASRGANGRPVQECEQRLCDGRVLEIRTHPLPTGGFVNTFTDITERYQHAEALSESERWIRLITDHVPALIAYLNADLVYEFTNKVYEEWYCWPRGVMLGQSLREVHSEQHYQRLESYVARALAGESVTFEFAETNVNNQERYMLRSYVPNRLASGEVVGIFVLIRDITERRRTAEALHQAYQNLELRVRERTAELTTLNDQLRREIDERRRVESRLREAKLEAEQANLSKTKFLAAVSHDLLQPLNAARLFTSALLERREPMASENLVRNVSNSLEDVENLLGTLVDISKLDAGVIKADIAPFALSELLDNLAAEYTQVARSEGLQLHFIPCSALVRSDIQLLARILRNLLSNAIRYTYSGRVVLGCRRHHQSLSIQVWDSGMGIAENRLEEIFQEFKRGDVQRPDQDRGLGLGLAIVEKIAGILGHRIDVRSWPGKGSMFSVEVPMSATAPTPLPSLLMSEPMLERLRGARVWVLDNDATICAGMRTLLEGWGCRVVTALSEEDLARQVDNYHAGADLLIADYHLDNDQNGVDAVARINARRACAIPAMMITANYSNELKQQIRELGHTLMHKPVRPMKLKTAMSHLLGQGSL is encoded by the coding sequence ATGGCATGCACATCAACCAGACCTTCACCGGCGTTGCCATTGCCCGCGGCAAGTCCCGTGGACAGCGCTGAACTGCGGGCGCAAATCGCCGTCCTGCAGCGCGACAACCAGAAACTGCAGCGCATCAACGCGGCGCTGATCGAGCGCATCGAGTCCGGCGTTACCCGCGGCAACGATCCGTATGCCGCCTTCCAGCACTCGGTGGTGCTGGCCGAGCAGGTGCGTGAACGCACCGATGCCTTGAACCAGGCCATGGCCGAACTCAAGGCCGGCAACCATCTGCTCAGCGACGCCCGCCTGCGCGCCGAGACGGCCCATCAACACCTGATCGATGCCATCGAGAGCATTTCCGATGCCTTCGTGCTGTTCGATGCCGAGCAGCGCATTGTCTTGTTCAACAGCCGGTTCAAGGCGTTCTGGAGCAACAGTCGCGTGCGGATCAACGCCGGCATGCGCCTGACCGAGGTCAAGCGCCTGATGCTCAATAACGGCCTGTTTACCGAAGAAACCCGCGGGCATGCCGACGAAAACCTGCTGTATCGCTTGCAGGACGGTCGCTGGCTGCAGGTCAGCGAACGGCCGACCCAGGAAGGCGGGCGGGTGATCCTGTTCACCGACATCACCGATGTCAAGCTCAGCGAAACCGTGCGCCGCGAACAGGCAGTGGCGCAGAAGTCGCACTTGCTGCAACGGGCGGTCGACAACTTGTCCCAAGGGGTGGCCATGGTCAACGCCGAGGGCATTCTCGAGCTGTGGAACCGACGCTTCCTCGAGCTCAGTGGCCTGGCGCCGGTGGCGGCCCATCGTCCGTTTGCCGAAGTCATTGCCGACAGCGAATTGACCCTGCTGACCCCGGCCAGCCGTGGCGCCAACGGGCGCCCCGTGCAGGAGTGCGAACAGCGCCTGTGCGACGGCCGGGTCCTGGAAATCCGCACCCATCCGTTGCCCACCGGCGGCTTCGTCAACACCTTCACCGACATTACCGAACGCTACCAGCACGCCGAAGCCCTGAGCGAAAGCGAGCGCTGGATTCGCCTGATCACCGACCACGTGCCGGCGTTGATCGCCTACCTCAATGCCGACCTGGTCTACGAGTTCACCAACAAGGTCTACGAAGAATGGTACTGCTGGCCGCGGGGCGTGATGCTCGGCCAGAGCCTGCGCGAAGTGCACAGCGAGCAGCATTACCAGCGCCTGGAGTCGTACGTGGCGCGGGCGCTGGCCGGGGAGAGCGTGACCTTCGAATTCGCCGAGACCAACGTGAACAACCAGGAGCGCTACATGTTGCGCTCCTATGTGCCCAATCGCCTGGCCAGCGGCGAGGTGGTGGGGATCTTCGTGTTGATCCGCGACATCACCGAACGCCGCCGTACCGCCGAGGCGCTGCACCAGGCTTATCAGAATCTCGAACTGCGGGTGCGCGAGCGCACCGCCGAACTGACCACCCTCAACGACCAGTTGCGGCGCGAAATCGACGAGCGTCGCCGGGTCGAGTCGCGCTTGCGTGAGGCCAAGCTGGAAGCGGAACAGGCCAACCTGTCGAAAACCAAGTTTCTCGCCGCCGTCAGCCACGACCTGCTGCAACCGCTGAACGCCGCGCGGTTGTTCACCAGTGCCTTGCTGGAACGGCGCGAGCCGATGGCCAGCGAGAACCTGGTGCGCAACGTCAGCAATTCGCTTGAAGATGTGGAAAACCTGCTGGGCACCCTGGTGGATATTTCCAAGCTCGACGCCGGGGTGATCAAGGCCGACATAGCGCCGTTCGCCTTGAGCGAACTGCTGGATAACCTTGCCGCCGAATACACCCAGGTGGCGCGCAGCGAAGGCCTGCAACTGCATTTCATCCCCTGTTCGGCCCTCGTTCGCAGCGACATCCAGTTGCTGGCGCGGATCCTGCGCAATCTGTTGAGTAACGCTATTCGCTACACCTACAGCGGTCGCGTGGTGCTGGGTTGCCGGCGTCATCACCAAAGCCTGTCGATCCAGGTCTGGGACAGCGGAATGGGCATCGCGGAAAATCGCCTGGAAGAAATCTTCCAGGAGTTCAAGCGCGGCGACGTGCAGCGCCCCGATCAGGATCGTGGATTGGGCCTGGGCCTGGCGATTGTCGAGAAGATTGCCGGCATCCTCGGGCACCGCATTGACGTGCGTTCGTGGCCAGGCAAGGGCTCGATGTTTTCAGTGGAAGTGCCGATGAGCGCCACCGCGCCCACGCCATTGCCGAGCCTGTTGATGAGTGAACCGATGCTCGAACGACTGCGCGGAGCGCGGGTCTGGGTGCTGGACAATGACGCGACCATTTGCGCCGGTATGCGCACCTTGCTCGAAGGTTGGGGGTGCCGCGTGGTGACGGCGTTGTCGGAAGAGGATCTGGCGCGGCAGGTGGACAACTACCATGCTGGTGCCGACCTGTTGATCGCCGACTATCACCTGGACAACGACCAGAACGGCGTCGATGCCGTCGCGCGGATCAATGCCCGCCGTGCCTGTGCGATCCCGGCCATGATGATCACCGCCAATTACAGCAATGAACTCAAGCAGCAGATCCGCGAACTGGGCCATACCCTGATGCACAAACCGGTGCGGCCGATGAAGCTGAAGACGGCGATGAGTCATTTGTTGGGCCAGGGGTCCCTGTAG
- a CDS encoding DUF2986 domain-containing protein: protein MNRQKKLQQLFKEKAKKASAKLAPKKPKYICKADRLKLAAEASQDSVIAAES from the coding sequence ATGAACCGTCAGAAAAAACTGCAGCAGCTGTTCAAGGAAAAGGCCAAGAAGGCCAGCGCCAAACTGGCTCCGAAAAAGCCCAAGTACATTTGTAAGGCGGACCGATTGAAACTGGCTGCTGAAGCCAGCCAGGACTCGGTCATTGCCGCAGAGAGCTGA
- a CDS encoding SDR family NAD(P)-dependent oxidoreductase, whose protein sequence is MTKVAFITGASRGIGRETALAFARAGFDVAISARTLEEGEHASHRLCDAQGVPLPGSLNSTAAAIRELGREALVVPMDLLDSASVVAAGQAVLAAFGRIDVLVNNAIYQGNDLNAAFMTLQAQTMERVFKGYILAPLLLTQTVLAAMLERGSGVVINVTSGAGEGDPPVAAVDGGWGYAYGAGKAAVSRVSGVLAAELGKQGIRAFTLNPGVVTTDALKATIGESGLLAMRIGTAPPQVPAAVMVWLATARQAVDFQRRTIAAQPFALEHGIVADWR, encoded by the coding sequence ATGACCAAGGTGGCATTCATTACCGGCGCCAGCCGCGGTATCGGCCGGGAGACGGCATTGGCTTTTGCCCGGGCCGGATTTGATGTGGCAATCAGTGCCCGTACATTGGAGGAGGGCGAGCACGCCAGCCATCGCTTGTGCGATGCCCAGGGCGTGCCCTTGCCCGGCAGTCTCAACAGCACCGCGGCGGCCATCCGCGAGTTGGGGCGCGAGGCGCTGGTGGTGCCCATGGACCTGCTCGACAGCGCCTCGGTGGTGGCGGCCGGGCAGGCCGTGCTGGCAGCGTTCGGGCGCATCGATGTGCTGGTCAATAACGCCATTTACCAGGGCAACGATTTGAATGCGGCGTTCATGACACTGCAGGCGCAGACCATGGAACGGGTATTCAAGGGCTACATACTGGCGCCGTTGCTGCTGACCCAGACGGTGCTGGCGGCCATGCTCGAACGGGGTTCGGGGGTGGTGATCAACGTGACCTCCGGAGCCGGCGAGGGCGACCCGCCCGTGGCCGCCGTCGACGGCGGCTGGGGGTACGCCTATGGGGCAGGCAAGGCTGCGGTTTCCCGGGTGTCCGGGGTGCTTGCCGCCGAGCTGGGAAAGCAGGGGATTCGCGCCTTCACGCTCAATCCCGGGGTGGTCACCACCGACGCACTGAAGGCCACGATTGGCGAGAGCGGCTTGCTGGCCATGCGCATCGGCACCGCTCCCCCCCAGGTGCCGGCCGCAGTCATGGTGTGGCTGGCGACTGCCAGGCAGGCGGTGGATTTTCAGCGGCGCACGATTGCCGCTCAGCCCTTTGCCCTGGAGCATGGAATCGTCGCGGACTGGCGCTGA
- a CDS encoding MFS transporter, with protein sequence MNMSGRKTLAIMLAASFASTIGGLPFNTLPILLGSMVDSLGFSVQQIGLLGSVCFAGYLLGTLVAVMLIDRLNWRWLTLGCAVGAAAAYWMSSWLPAAAQLPVWAVIGFFAALMTCLGMRIMGEMANKERALGMRLGIELGVVAAVLFALPSLVIAYFHYAGAALMLAAIILLLSLSALVLPKRQDFIGETEQLHGGSLLSRFRLPPAAYAALAFFFLFGVGQIGLWAFLERLGHGLALQPTELGIVFAVLKLLGGAASLVLAVVGDRLGVRLPHVIVLAVLGTGLMLLGNAKGFLMYAAGAWIWEVGFTWGCVYQTAAIARLDSSGRSIMLIPGAFALSSMAGPAVAGQLVGQGFGALLWLAAGCALIPVLAFTCLLAQRLRGLYALTPLR encoded by the coding sequence ATGAACATGAGTGGCCGTAAAACACTGGCGATCATGCTGGCCGCCAGCTTTGCCTCGACGATTGGTGGCTTGCCATTCAATACCTTGCCTATCCTGCTCGGTTCGATGGTTGACAGCCTTGGGTTCAGTGTCCAACAGATCGGCCTGCTGGGGTCGGTGTGTTTTGCCGGCTACCTGCTCGGCACGCTGGTGGCCGTGATGCTGATTGACCGCTTGAACTGGCGCTGGTTGACCCTGGGCTGTGCGGTCGGGGCTGCGGCGGCGTACTGGATGTCGTCATGGCTACCGGCTGCGGCGCAGTTGCCGGTGTGGGCCGTGATCGGTTTTTTTGCCGCGCTGATGACCTGCCTCGGCATGCGCATCATGGGCGAAATGGCCAACAAGGAACGCGCCTTGGGTATGCGTCTGGGCATCGAGCTCGGGGTGGTGGCTGCCGTGCTTTTCGCCTTGCCATCGCTGGTGATTGCGTATTTCCACTACGCCGGCGCGGCCTTGATGCTGGCCGCGATCATCCTGTTGTTGAGCCTCAGCGCATTGGTATTGCCAAAGCGCCAGGACTTTATTGGTGAAACAGAGCAACTGCATGGCGGATCGTTGCTCTCACGCTTTCGATTGCCGCCTGCAGCTTATGCCGCGTTGGCCTTTTTCTTCCTGTTCGGCGTGGGGCAAATCGGCCTTTGGGCGTTCCTTGAACGTTTGGGCCATGGCTTGGCGCTGCAGCCAACGGAGCTGGGTATCGTCTTCGCTGTGTTGAAGTTACTGGGCGGCGCAGCTTCGCTTGTCCTGGCCGTGGTGGGCGACCGCCTGGGCGTGCGCTTGCCCCATGTCATCGTCCTGGCGGTACTGGGAACGGGGCTGATGTTACTGGGCAACGCCAAGGGCTTCCTGATGTATGCCGCCGGTGCCTGGATCTGGGAGGTGGGGTTCACCTGGGGCTGTGTCTACCAGACCGCGGCGATTGCTCGCCTGGACAGCAGCGGTCGCTCGATCATGTTGATTCCCGGAGCCTTTGCCTTGAGCTCCATGGCTGGCCCAGCCGTGGCCGGGCAACTGGTCGGCCAGGGGTTTGGCGCTCTGCTATGGCTGGCGGCCGGCTGTGCACTGATCCCGGTACTGGCCTTTACCTGCCTGCTGGCGCAGCGTTTGAGAGGCCTCTACGCGCTAACGCCGCTTCGATAA
- a CDS encoding SDR family oxidoreductase, producing the protein MPVTAVSGSASGIGAAVCQALRAAGHRVIGIDRANAEVIADLSSPSGRQAAISAVLEQSAGVLDGLVCCAGVGSSATSDIIIAVNYFGVSELLDGLADALAKGDKPAAVVIGSIAATHAKPDQQPMVAAMLADNETLALEHANALGLSHVAYASSKYAVTRNARSKAVAWAKQGIRLNVVAPGAVETPLHQASLNDPRFAKAVREFVAPLGRSGHPEEIAQVVAFLQSAQASFVHGSVIFVDGGMDAMVRPASF; encoded by the coding sequence ATGCCAGTTACAGCGGTCAGCGGTTCTGCATCCGGTATTGGCGCGGCAGTCTGCCAGGCGCTGCGCGCCGCAGGGCACCGTGTCATCGGTATCGATCGGGCAAACGCCGAGGTCATCGCCGACCTGTCCAGCCCGAGCGGACGCCAGGCAGCCATCAGTGCGGTGCTTGAGCAAAGCGCAGGCGTGCTCGACGGCTTGGTGTGCTGCGCCGGGGTAGGTTCCAGCGCGACGTCCGATATCATTATCGCGGTCAATTACTTCGGCGTCAGTGAGCTGCTCGACGGTCTGGCCGATGCCCTGGCCAAGGGCGACAAGCCGGCCGCCGTGGTGATCGGCTCGATTGCCGCCACCCACGCCAAGCCTGATCAGCAGCCGATGGTCGCGGCCATGCTCGCCGACAACGAAACCCTGGCGCTGGAACATGCCAATGCCCTGGGGCTGTCCCACGTCGCCTATGCCAGCTCCAAGTACGCGGTGACCCGCAATGCCCGCAGCAAGGCGGTTGCCTGGGCCAAGCAGGGCATTCGCCTGAATGTGGTGGCGCCGGGAGCGGTCGAGACGCCGTTGCACCAGGCGTCGCTGAACGACCCGCGTTTTGCCAAGGCCGTCCGTGAGTTCGTCGCACCGCTGGGGCGCTCCGGTCACCCCGAGGAAATCGCTCAAGTGGTGGCGTTCCTGCAGTCCGCACAGGCCAGCTTTGTCCACGGCAGCGTGATCTTTGTCGATGGCGGTATGGATGCCATGGTCCGCCCGGCCAGTTTCTGA
- a CDS encoding response regulator transcription factor: MYKILIADDHPLFREAIHNVISDGFAGSEVMETADLDSALALTQEHDDLDLILLDLNMPGMHGLNGLINLRNEAPTIPVVIVSAEQDKQIVLQAITYGAVGFITKSSPRAQMTEAIQQILNGNVYLPPDIIRTAKSSTHRRMNDAPSFPPELLQALTRKQLQVLERMTKGESNKQIAYTLEIAETTVKAHVSAILRKLNVHNRVQAILSAGDIDFGSYLRR, from the coding sequence ATGTACAAAATTCTGATTGCCGACGATCACCCGCTGTTTCGCGAAGCCATACACAACGTCATCAGCGATGGCTTTGCCGGTAGCGAAGTGATGGAAACCGCCGACCTGGACAGTGCCCTGGCGCTGACCCAGGAGCACGACGACCTGGACCTGATCCTGCTCGACCTGAACATGCCCGGCATGCACGGGCTCAATGGCCTGATCAACCTGCGCAACGAAGCGCCGACCATTCCCGTGGTCATCGTCTCCGCCGAGCAGGACAAGCAGATCGTCCTGCAAGCCATCACCTACGGCGCGGTGGGTTTCATCACCAAATCCTCGCCCCGCGCGCAGATGACCGAGGCGATCCAGCAGATTCTAAACGGCAATGTCTACCTGCCCCCGGACATCATCCGCACCGCCAAAAGCAGCACGCACCGGCGGATGAACGATGCCCCGAGCTTCCCGCCGGAACTGCTCCAGGCCCTGACTCGCAAGCAATTGCAGGTCCTGGAGCGTATGACCAAGGGTGAATCGAACAAACAGATAGCCTACACCCTGGAAATCGCCGAAACCACGGTCAAGGCCCACGTCTCGGCGATCCTGCGCAAGCTCAACGTGCACAACCGGGTGCAGGCGATCCTGAGTGCCGGGGATATCGATTTCGGGTCTTATTTGCGCCGTTGA
- a CDS encoding Rieske 2Fe-2S domain-containing protein produces the protein MTKLAAINVENALAPRFGRGWHCLGEAADYRDGQLHTLDIFGTRLLAFATSSGQISVIDAHCPHMGADLSRGTLENDRVVCPFHHWQYDASGKCVEIPYCKRIPPKAKTRSWLTCEENRLLFVWNNPQGKAPADEVVIPHLPEQDSDEWLHDWHMDKLIIETNPRELVDNLADAQHFGPVHGTPTKYFANVFEGHIAQQIFHGDSERLGGDLVAESAYYGPATHFTRMRAVFEGMEIHSILLNCHVPINGNSFELRFGCMVKKIPGWSEEQNRALAQDYVMRNRESFYQDVDIWAHKIRVNNPVLAEGDGPVYQLREWYDQFFMDEESVPAAMAERREIITVGQR, from the coding sequence ATGACCAAGCTCGCTGCAATCAATGTCGAAAATGCTCTGGCCCCTCGCTTTGGTCGAGGCTGGCACTGCCTGGGTGAAGCGGCCGACTACCGTGACGGCCAATTGCACACACTGGATATCTTTGGCACGCGCTTGCTGGCGTTTGCCACGTCCAGCGGCCAGATCAGCGTCATCGATGCGCATTGCCCGCACATGGGCGCCGACCTGTCGCGCGGTACCCTGGAAAACGACCGCGTGGTCTGCCCATTTCACCACTGGCAATACGACGCGAGCGGCAAGTGCGTGGAGATCCCGTACTGCAAGCGCATCCCGCCCAAAGCCAAGACCCGCAGCTGGCTGACCTGTGAAGAGAACAGACTGCTGTTCGTCTGGAATAACCCGCAAGGCAAGGCTCCGGCAGACGAGGTGGTGATTCCTCATCTGCCCGAGCAGGACAGCGACGAATGGCTGCACGACTGGCACATGGACAAGCTGATCATCGAGACCAACCCGCGGGAACTGGTCGACAACCTGGCGGATGCCCAGCATTTCGGCCCGGTTCACGGCACTCCGACCAAGTATTTCGCCAACGTTTTCGAAGGCCACATCGCCCAGCAGATTTTCCACGGTGACTCCGAGCGACTGGGCGGCGACCTGGTGGCCGAGTCGGCTTACTACGGGCCGGCGACCCATTTCACCCGCATGCGCGCGGTGTTCGAAGGCATGGAAATCCACTCGATCCTGCTCAACTGCCACGTGCCGATCAATGGCAACAGTTTCGAACTGCGCTTTGGTTGCATGGTGAAAAAAATCCCGGGCTGGAGCGAGGAGCAGAACCGCGCCCTGGCTCAGGACTATGTGATGCGCAACCGCGAGTCGTTCTATCAGGACGTGGACATCTGGGCGCACAAGATTCGGGTCAACAACCCGGTCCTGGCTGAAGGGGATGGCCCGGTCTACCAACTGCGTGAATGGTACGACCAGTTTTTCATGGACGAAGAAAGCGTGCCGGCGGCCATGGCCGAACGCCGCGAAATCATCACCGTCGGCCAGCGCTGA
- a CDS encoding porin, which translates to MHNNKNFTHRFLPALIASLSSFGMSATAQAEIMLYDKDQTTFSTDGYINAFYVNSDVDRAGDQFDRRQSRVKMGFLPNYLGFNMGKQVDDLKLGARASFWVTINDSETNGTDTAIDVRQFYGTVANPGWGEVLIGKDFGLFARSNILLDEMLAGYGQVSDTLGLVDGGGVSFGNIGTGYPYPFPTSQITYRTPVMDGLRVAVGIMDPVDTNDSSPTGKAYQENPRTESEITYQFDLAGAQIYSWVNGSYQTSDNTDSTVDTVTSKGVGYGVQAKMGGLSLTGSGFQAKGINPFFTNNAGEPTLRNVDSDGYLLQGSYKLGKNRLALSYGKTNDDGNGVVGSGADYETRGIALFHDVNDNLKLVAEYNQFEINGHDSSAQNEDTDTFAVGAVLTW; encoded by the coding sequence ATGCACAACAATAAGAACTTCACGCATCGTTTTTTACCGGCGTTGATCGCCAGCCTGTCTTCCTTCGGCATGAGTGCCACGGCCCAAGCCGAGATCATGCTGTATGACAAGGACCAGACCACATTCTCCACCGACGGCTACATCAACGCCTTCTATGTGAACAGTGATGTCGACCGCGCCGGCGACCAGTTCGACCGCCGTCAATCGCGGGTGAAAATGGGCTTTTTGCCCAACTACCTGGGCTTCAACATGGGCAAGCAGGTCGATGACCTCAAGCTCGGTGCCCGCGCCTCGTTCTGGGTGACCATCAACGACAGTGAAACCAATGGTACCGACACCGCCATCGATGTGCGGCAGTTCTACGGCACCGTGGCCAATCCGGGATGGGGCGAAGTGTTGATCGGCAAGGACTTCGGCCTGTTTGCCCGCTCCAACATCCTGCTCGACGAGATGCTCGCCGGTTACGGCCAGGTCAGCGATACCCTTGGATTGGTGGATGGCGGCGGGGTGTCGTTCGGCAACATCGGCACCGGTTACCCCTATCCGTTCCCGACCTCGCAGATTACCTACCGCACGCCGGTGATGGACGGTTTGCGCGTGGCGGTGGGGATCATGGACCCGGTGGACACCAATGACAGCAGCCCGACCGGCAAGGCCTACCAGGAAAACCCGCGCACCGAGAGCGAGATCACCTACCAGTTCGATCTCGCCGGGGCGCAGATCTACAGCTGGGTCAACGGCAGCTACCAGACCTCGGACAATACCGATTCCACCGTCGACACCGTCACCTCCAAAGGCGTCGGTTATGGCGTGCAGGCGAAAATGGGCGGCTTGTCCCTGACCGGGTCGGGCTTCCAGGCCAAGGGCATCAATCCGTTTTTCACCAACAACGCGGGCGAGCCGACCCTGCGCAACGTCGACAGCGACGGCTACCTGTTGCAGGGCTCCTACAAACTGGGCAAGAACCGCCTGGCGTTGTCGTACGGCAAGACCAATGACGATGGCAACGGCGTGGTCGGCAGCGGCGCAGACTACGAGACCCGCGGCATCGCGCTGTTCCATGACGTGAACGACAACCTCAAGCTGGTAGCCGAGTACAACCAGTTCGAAATCAACGGCCATGACAGCAGTGCGCAGAACGAAGACACCGATACCTTTGCGGTGGGGGCTGTGTTGACCTGGTAA
- the nosP gene encoding nitric oxide-sensing protein NosP, producing the protein MEQVQNEGIVSAMSQATDPQQVAQELARQLLHPHLGFVLFFCSAEYDLPGLGQALQQGFGGIRLAGCTSAGEITAQGYGRNCVTAVGFDHRYFSIALELIDEMEHFSLIDAQQMVERLVNGCRSNTLAPIKGNSFALTLLDGLSSREEMVLAALSAALGDIPHFGGSAGDDNYLTHTHVYFDGGFHSGAAVVVLVNTWLDFEVFTTHHILPRAEKLVVTGADSASRRVFELNAEPAAAEYARHIGVPVSELDHRVFAAHPLAVRINEQYYVRAIQQVHPDLSLSFYCAVENGIVLTAMTPGPMLPNLQNLFDGLQQRLGDLLLTIGCDCFLRRLELEDNGSLDLIGSFLREQRVMGFNTYGEQFNGMHINQTFTGVAIARGKSRGQR; encoded by the coding sequence ATGGAGCAGGTCCAGAACGAAGGGATCGTCAGTGCGATGTCCCAGGCCACCGATCCGCAGCAGGTGGCGCAGGAGCTGGCGCGGCAGTTGCTGCATCCGCACCTGGGCTTCGTGCTGTTTTTCTGTTCCGCCGAGTACGATTTGCCGGGGCTGGGCCAGGCGTTGCAGCAAGGCTTCGGCGGCATACGCCTGGCGGGTTGCACCAGCGCCGGCGAAATCACGGCCCAGGGTTATGGGCGCAATTGCGTGACGGCGGTGGGCTTTGATCATCGGTACTTTTCCATCGCCCTGGAATTGATCGACGAAATGGAGCACTTCAGCCTGATCGACGCGCAGCAGATGGTCGAGCGCCTGGTCAACGGCTGTCGCAGTAACACCCTGGCCCCCATCAAGGGCAACAGCTTTGCCCTGACGTTGCTCGATGGCCTGTCCAGTCGCGAAGAAATGGTCCTCGCCGCCTTGAGTGCCGCATTGGGCGACATTCCGCATTTTGGCGGCTCGGCCGGTGACGACAACTACCTGACCCACACCCATGTCTACTTCGACGGCGGGTTTCACAGCGGCGCGGCGGTGGTGGTGCTGGTCAATACCTGGCTGGACTTCGAAGTGTTCACCACCCATCACATTCTGCCGCGGGCGGAGAAACTGGTGGTGACCGGTGCCGACAGCGCCTCGCGGCGGGTTTTCGAACTCAACGCCGAGCCGGCCGCCGCCGAGTACGCCCGGCACATCGGCGTGCCGGTGAGCGAACTCGACCACCGGGTCTTCGCCGCGCACCCCTTGGCGGTGCGGATCAACGAGCAGTATTACGTACGCGCCATCCAGCAGGTTCATCCGGACCTGAGCCTGAGTTTTTATTGCGCGGTGGAGAACGGCATCGTGCTCACCGCCATGACCCCGGGCCCGATGCTGCCGAACCTGCAAAACCTGTTCGACGGCTTGCAGCAACGGCTCGGCGATCTATTGCTGACCATTGGTTGTGACTGTTTCCTCAGGCGCCTGGAGCTGGAAGACAACGGCAGCCTGGACCTGATCGGCAGTTTTTTGCGCGAACAGCGGGTGATGGGGTTCAACACCTACGGAGAACAGTTCAATGGCATGCACATCAACCAGACCTTCACCGGCGTTGCCATTGCCCGCGGCAAGTCCCGTGGACAGCGCTGA
- a CDS encoding amidohydrolase family protein has product MTTRLDASGFSRRSLLKTSSVVLTASAALGLPILSQAASRHSQQGAEQSSGMAMDAQLLSLFSQPKIDCRHHVIDPVQYPYPADSTYQPAGPEVGPAAYYEQVMQAYGIRHSVIVQPTSAYGFDNRCLLDTLARNKGRHKGVVVVPNDVSSETLAQYKAQGVVGVALNAALLGPERFAKVDTLMERLAELELFAQVQVKDDQLLTLLPLLQRTRARVLIDHSGRPDASAGLQQPAFQALLSLAGNGRTFVKLSGLSQYSKMSSPYTDAQPYQQALLQAFTAENCIWGTDWPFLRARQHMELGTVLTTFGEMFPSASDRHQILWETPRRLFGFTA; this is encoded by the coding sequence ATGACCACGCGCCTCGATGCATCCGGTTTTTCCCGCCGTTCGCTGCTCAAGACCAGCTCCGTCGTACTGACTGCCAGCGCCGCGCTGGGCCTGCCGATCCTCAGCCAGGCCGCCTCACGCCATAGTCAGCAAGGCGCAGAACAATCATCAGGCATGGCCATGGATGCCCAGCTACTGAGTCTGTTTTCACAACCCAAGATCGACTGCCGCCACCATGTGATCGACCCCGTCCAATACCCCTATCCCGCTGACTCCACCTACCAACCCGCAGGGCCTGAGGTCGGCCCTGCGGCGTATTACGAGCAAGTCATGCAGGCCTATGGCATTCGCCATTCAGTGATCGTGCAGCCAACCTCCGCTTATGGTTTCGACAACCGTTGCCTGCTGGACACGCTGGCTCGCAACAAGGGCCGCCATAAAGGTGTGGTCGTGGTGCCGAACGACGTCTCCAGCGAAACGCTCGCACAGTACAAGGCACAGGGCGTGGTCGGCGTCGCACTCAATGCTGCGCTGCTGGGTCCCGAGCGCTTTGCGAAAGTCGACACCCTGATGGAGCGCCTGGCCGAGTTGGAGCTGTTTGCCCAGGTCCAGGTCAAAGACGACCAGTTGCTAACGCTGCTGCCCTTGCTGCAGCGCACGCGCGCCCGTGTGCTGATCGACCACTCCGGCCGGCCCGATGCCAGTGCCGGTTTGCAGCAGCCGGCCTTCCAGGCACTGCTGTCCCTGGCCGGCAACGGACGTACCTTCGTCAAGCTTTCCGGGCTGTCGCAATACTCGAAAATGAGCTCCCCCTACACCGATGCCCAGCCCTACCAGCAGGCATTGCTGCAGGCCTTCACTGCCGAAAATTGCATATGGGGCACCGACTGGCCGTTCTTGCGCGCGCGTCAACACATGGAGTTGGGCACCGTTTTGACAACCTTCGGCGAGATGTTCCCGAGTGCCAGTGACCGCCACCAGATACTGTGGGAAACCCCAAGACGCCTGTTCGGGTTCACCGCCTGA